A region of uncultured Desulfobacter sp. DNA encodes the following proteins:
- a CDS encoding FAD-dependent protein has product MMKKQIELTVHPDSLHDKKLHKKLAAKKLGADVNEITALIPLKRSIDARKSAVFRIRYEVYIDEPYLPPETDISYKPVKQDKHVIIAGFGPAGMFASLKLIEAGIKPVVLERGKNVRDRRFDIGAIQKNHLVNPDSNYCFGEGGAGAYSDGKLFTRSTKRGDVKRILNILVRHGADPDILIDAHPHIGSNKLPKIVSTIRETILSNGGEIHFNSRITDLVIKNGTIAGVVVNDRVEIPGHALILATGHSAVDIYYMLKRHDIRLEAKPFAMGVRIEHPQKLINEIQYHSKTPSSNLPAASYTLTCQTSERAAFSFCMCPGGIIVPAATCPGEQVVNGMSVSQRNSPFANSGFVVSVGEREWADYEDENEFAGLKLRMALEKLAFELGGQSQAAPAQKAADFLTGIISTTLNPSSYIPGVISAPLHERLPRFMVKGLGEALTIFNKKMPGFSSNDAQLIGLETRTSSPVRIPRDKTTFMNPDLQGLFPCAEGAGHAGGIVSAAMDGENCAQAAVTYMEHHGKYPG; this is encoded by the coding sequence ATGATGAAAAAACAAATTGAACTGACTGTTCACCCGGACAGCCTCCATGACAAAAAACTTCATAAAAAGCTGGCCGCCAAAAAACTGGGTGCCGATGTCAATGAGATCACGGCCCTCATACCGTTGAAACGCTCCATTGATGCCCGGAAATCTGCGGTATTCCGGATACGGTATGAGGTATATATTGACGAACCCTATCTTCCCCCAGAAACGGACATTTCATACAAACCGGTCAAACAGGACAAACATGTGATCATTGCGGGATTTGGCCCGGCAGGGATGTTTGCATCCCTGAAACTTATCGAAGCCGGCATCAAACCCGTTGTTCTGGAGCGGGGCAAAAATGTCAGGGACCGGCGCTTTGACATCGGCGCCATACAAAAAAATCATTTGGTCAACCCGGACTCCAATTATTGTTTCGGGGAAGGTGGCGCAGGCGCCTACAGTGACGGCAAGCTGTTTACCCGCTCCACAAAACGCGGGGATGTCAAAAGGATATTAAACATCCTTGTCCGGCACGGAGCAGACCCGGATATACTGATAGACGCCCACCCCCATATCGGGTCCAATAAATTGCCGAAGATCGTTTCAACCATAAGAGAAACCATCCTCTCCAATGGCGGGGAGATTCATTTCAACAGCCGGATCACCGACCTTGTGATAAAAAACGGCACCATTGCAGGGGTCGTGGTCAATGACCGCGTTGAAATACCCGGCCATGCCCTCATACTTGCAACGGGCCACTCTGCCGTTGATATCTACTACATGCTTAAAAGGCATGATATCCGGCTTGAGGCAAAACCCTTTGCCATGGGGGTGAGGATCGAACATCCCCAAAAACTGATCAATGAAATCCAGTACCATTCTAAAACCCCCAGCAGCAACCTGCCGGCAGCCTCCTACACCCTGACCTGCCAGACCAGTGAACGGGCAGCGTTTTCATTTTGCATGTGCCCGGGCGGCATTATTGTTCCGGCAGCCACCTGCCCCGGCGAACAGGTAGTCAACGGCATGTCCGTTTCCCAACGCAATTCACCCTTTGCCAACAGCGGGTTTGTGGTCAGTGTTGGTGAAAGGGAGTGGGCAGATTATGAAGACGAAAATGAATTTGCCGGTTTGAAGCTTCGCATGGCCCTTGAAAAGCTGGCCTTTGAACTAGGCGGCCAATCCCAGGCGGCCCCGGCCCAGAAAGCCGCTGATTTTTTAACCGGGATAATAAGCACAACCCTGAATCCAAGCTCGTACATTCCGGGGGTCATATCCGCTCCCCTGCACGAACGTCTGCCACGGTTCATGGTCAAAGGCCTTGGAGAGGCATTAACCATTTTCAATAAAAAAATGCCCGGTTTTTCCTCCAATGATGCCCAGCTCATCGGCCTGGAGACAAGGACCAGCTCCCCGGTAAGAATTCCCAGGGACAAAACAACCTTTATGAATCCGGATCTTCAGGGGCTTTTCCCCTGCGCCGAAGGGGCCGGACATGCAGGCGGTATCGTCTCGGCAGCCATGGACGGCGAGAACTGCGCCCAGGCTGCCGTAACATACATGGAACACCACGGCAAATATCCGGGTTGA
- a CDS encoding ArsC family (seleno)protein — translation MNIEWAYIRKGCTSCKKALAYFEEHKISVDLTIDARKEKIDAQKAWDIIRHQNNVHIAKGKNKVLTFMPGALEPEEILKHALGRTGNLRAPTVIRLSSIFIGFNEDIYTRL, via the coding sequence ATGAACATCGAATGGGCCTATATCAGAAAAGGCTGCACCTCCTGTAAAAAGGCGCTTGCCTATTTTGAGGAGCACAAAATTTCAGTGGATTTGACCATTGATGCAAGAAAAGAAAAAATTGATGCACAAAAAGCCTGGGACATCATCAGGCATCAGAATAATGTGCATATCGCAAAAGGTAAGAACAAAGTTTTAACCTTTATGCCGGGTGCATTGGAGCCAGAAGAGATTTTAAAGCATGCCCTGGGCCGGACCGGGAACCTGCGGGCTCCCACTGTGATCCGGCTTTCAAGTATATTTATCGGTTTCAACGAAGATATTTATACCCGCTTGTGA
- the panP gene encoding pyridoxal-dependent aspartate 1-decarboxylase PanP, translating into MLSSFSLAEKIIWNQSHKTLRKTTVQLIADRRSLDRVFIRPDDENSKKTLVKYMEQILFGLHDFLNRHVGVTEEISITELAKKYMDVEISEHPQKNLGQVIEDIIQDIAPKAVNVASPYFIGHMTSALPFFMVHLKAITAALNQNLIKMETSKVLAVIERQVLAKIHRLIFKQSPEFYKAHVQNTRTALGAFTSGGTTANITAMWVARNHLFPPKDDFSTIEEDGLFKAMSVHGTDRVVILVSRRGHYSLKKAGGILGLGNKNIISMDVKPDHTIDIDKLKQRVQDLKRQGRTKIAAIVGIAGATETGTIDPLQEMADICEQEQIHFHVDAAWGGPVLLSRTYAHLLSGIERADSVTIDGHKQFYMPMGTGMVYFKNALALDAIAYHAKYVNRKGSVDLGIKTLEGSREAACLILDAALKIMGAKGYALMIDHGIETARAFAQKIEARPLFELMTRPVLNILTYRLVPVSIRKKLETATGEERRQLSQELDEINIRLQRIQREAGKSFVSRTRIKLTPEDDFTVVVLRSVIMNPYTTEIILDDILDEQEQIYKRF; encoded by the coding sequence ATGCTATCTTCTTTTTCATTGGCTGAAAAGATTATCTGGAATCAAAGCCATAAAACCCTGAGGAAAACAACCGTGCAGCTGATCGCTGACCGCAGATCCCTGGACCGTGTATTCATCCGTCCCGACGACGAAAACAGTAAAAAAACCCTGGTCAAGTACATGGAGCAGATCCTGTTTGGGCTGCACGATTTTCTCAACCGGCATGTGGGCGTCACCGAAGAGATCAGCATCACTGAGCTGGCTAAAAAATACATGGATGTTGAGATCAGCGAACATCCCCAGAAAAATCTGGGCCAGGTTATTGAGGATATTATTCAGGACATTGCCCCGAAAGCGGTCAATGTGGCATCGCCCTACTTCATCGGCCACATGACGTCTGCCCTGCCCTTTTTCATGGTTCATCTTAAAGCCATCACGGCAGCCTTGAACCAGAATCTGATCAAAATGGAAACCTCCAAGGTGCTGGCTGTCATTGAAAGGCAGGTACTGGCCAAAATCCACCGCCTGATTTTCAAACAAAGTCCGGAGTTTTACAAGGCGCATGTCCAGAATACCCGTACGGCCCTGGGCGCGTTTACATCCGGCGGCACCACGGCCAACATAACAGCCATGTGGGTGGCCAGAAACCACCTGTTCCCCCCCAAAGATGATTTTTCAACCATTGAAGAGGACGGCCTGTTCAAGGCCATGAGCGTCCATGGTACCGACCGGGTGGTGATCCTTGTGTCCCGGCGGGGGCACTACTCTCTGAAAAAAGCGGGCGGCATTCTGGGCCTGGGCAATAAAAATATCATTTCCATGGATGTTAAACCGGATCACACCATAGATATTGACAAGCTTAAGCAGAGGGTACAGGACTTAAAGCGCCAGGGTCGCACAAAAATCGCCGCCATTGTGGGTATTGCCGGGGCCACGGAAACAGGAACCATTGATCCGCTGCAGGAGATGGCCGATATCTGTGAACAGGAACAGATTCATTTTCATGTGGATGCGGCATGGGGGGGGCCGGTGCTGCTGTCCCGCACCTATGCCCACCTGCTCTCAGGTATTGAACGGGCGGATTCCGTTACCATTGACGGCCACAAACAGTTTTACATGCCCATGGGCACGGGAATGGTCTATTTCAAAAACGCCCTTGCCCTTGACGCCATTGCCTACCATGCCAAATACGTCAACCGGAAAGGCTCTGTGGATTTAGGCATCAAAACCCTTGAAGGCTCCAGGGAAGCAGCCTGCCTGATCCTGGATGCCGCATTAAAAATCATGGGCGCCAAAGGGTATGCCCTGATGATTGATCACGGCATTGAAACGGCCAGGGCCTTTGCCCAGAAAATAGAAGCGCGGCCTTTGTTTGAACTTATGACCCGGCCTGTACTTAATATATTGACCTACCGGCTGGTGCCCGTTTCCATCCGCAAGAAATTGGAAACCGCGACGGGAGAGGAACGCAGACAGTTAAGCCAGGAATTGGATGAGATCAATATCCGCCTCCAGCGCATCCAACGGGAAGCAGGCAAAAGCTTTGTGTCCAGAACCCGGATCAAACTGACACCCGAAGATGACTTCACTGTGGTGGTGCTGCGAAGCGTTATCATGAACCCTTATACCACCGAAATTATCCTGGACGACATCCTGGATGAGCAGGAACAGATTTATAAAAGGTTTTGA
- the raiA gene encoding ribosome-associated translation inhibitor RaiA, whose translation MNISITFKNIPSSDAVKSHLEKKLSKLDKMLDSPAEAQIVLSEEKLRSIAEINMTSDKLKINAKSDAEENNMYLAIDSLAEKIKTQISKFKDKQKRHLAGDKQSIKDEVLDLTESE comes from the coding sequence ATGAACATTTCAATCACTTTCAAAAACATCCCTTCATCAGATGCCGTAAAATCCCATCTCGAAAAAAAATTAAGCAAATTAGATAAAATGCTGGATTCTCCGGCCGAGGCCCAGATCGTCCTGTCAGAGGAAAAATTGCGCAGCATTGCTGAAATCAATATGACCAGCGACAAGCTGAAAATTAATGCCAAAAGCGATGCTGAAGAAAACAACATGTATTTAGCCATAGACAGCCTGGCCGAGAAAATTAAAACCCAGATCAGCAAATTCAAAGACAAACAAAAACGGCACCTGGCCGGGGATAAACAAAGCATCAAGGATGAAGTACTGGATCTTACTGAAAGCGAATAG
- a CDS encoding phosphagen kinase translates to MQLPFHLTSQSKIKQHLTLELYKDLKEVRTPWGYSLDQAIRSGIENPDSSIGIYAGDMESYDSFSQIFLPIIEDYHHLAPGWSHKPGFQEAVLPDPDPDQKFIHSSRIRVARNLAGFPFSGNMTRNQRLALEETVTQVFKTLPGQLSGTYTSFSQLNEKQFNALLEQGLAFSKGDRFMDAAGINRDYPLGRGIFTSRDKVIRVWVSEEDHLRIIAQSPGGDIASVFNRMIRMIKALDDKLDFAFDLKKGFLTSCPTNIGTAMRAGVHIHLEKLEKNLSCLETIARIHHLQIRGTAGEKTTVEKAVFDISNARRLGISTNTILEDLYQGIQAIINAEKSL, encoded by the coding sequence TTGCAGCTGCCGTTTCATCTCACCTCCCAGTCCAAAATAAAACAACACCTGACCCTTGAACTGTATAAGGACCTGAAAGAGGTCCGTACCCCATGGGGTTACAGTCTTGACCAGGCCATCCGGTCCGGCATTGAAAATCCCGACTCCAGCATCGGCATCTATGCCGGGGATATGGAAAGCTATGACAGCTTTTCACAAATTTTTCTGCCCATCATTGAAGACTACCATCATCTTGCCCCGGGCTGGTCCCACAAGCCGGGCTTCCAGGAAGCAGTTTTGCCTGATCCGGACCCTGACCAAAAATTCATACATTCATCCCGGATACGGGTGGCAAGAAACCTTGCCGGGTTTCCTTTTTCAGGCAACATGACCCGAAATCAGCGTCTGGCCCTGGAAGAGACGGTAACACAGGTTTTTAAAACCCTGCCCGGACAATTATCCGGTACCTATACCTCTTTTTCACAGTTGAATGAGAAACAGTTCAATGCCCTTCTGGAACAAGGGCTGGCCTTCTCCAAGGGCGACAGATTCATGGATGCGGCAGGCATAAACCGGGACTATCCTTTAGGCCGCGGCATATTTACAAGCCGGGACAAAGTGATCCGGGTTTGGGTCAGCGAGGAAGATCATCTGCGCATCATAGCCCAGTCTCCGGGCGGAGATATTGCCAGTGTATTCAACCGGATGATCCGGATGATCAAGGCTCTTGACGATAAACTTGATTTTGCCTTTGACCTTAAAAAAGGTTTCCTGACAAGCTGTCCCACCAATATCGGTACAGCCATGCGGGCAGGGGTTCACATCCACCTTGAAAAACTGGAAAAAAATTTATCCTGTCTTGAAACCATCGCCAGGATTCATCACCTGCAGATCCGGGGTACGGCCGGAGAAAAAACAACCGTTGAAAAGGCGGTATTTGACATCTCCAATGCCCGCAGGTTAGGCATCAGCACCAACACCATTCTTGAAGATCTTTACCAGGGGATACAAGCCATTATCAACGCTGAGAAAAGTCTGTGA
- a CDS encoding acyl-CoA dehydrogenase family protein — protein MDFNPCMKHQVVRKTVREFAENEIGPHAASLDREGRFPTEIVEKMGPLNYFGLQVPPSLGGAGLDTISYAIVIEELSRVCAALGLCVSVHNSVGIYPILKFGTKEQIARFVPDMAKGLHIGAFCLTEANAGSDAGGVETTALKTHGGYTINGTKIFVTNGGVCDVVLVFAVDADSQGPSRPNVFIVEKSCPGFSVGEIEDLCGMRANPVSSLFFEDCRIPETNLLGKPGQGLKIGLTALDTGRIGIAAQAIGIAQAAFEAALSYAKERQQFNTPLTKFQTIQNYLADMATSIESSRLLLYRAAAAKDRGGDFGAQSAMAKLACSATARTVTDLAVQIHGGYGYSREYDVERYFREAKVTQIYEGTSEVQKMVIARHLITRPS, from the coding sequence ATGGATTTTAACCCCTGCATGAAACATCAGGTGGTCAGAAAAACGGTGCGGGAGTTTGCTGAAAATGAGATAGGCCCCCATGCCGCAAGTCTGGACAGGGAAGGGCGCTTTCCCACAGAAATTGTTGAAAAGATGGGCCCTTTGAATTACTTCGGCTTGCAGGTGCCGCCCTCTTTAGGCGGCGCAGGGCTTGACACCATCTCCTATGCCATTGTGATTGAGGAGTTATCCAGGGTGTGTGCGGCGCTCGGGCTTTGCGTGTCTGTCCACAACAGTGTGGGAATATATCCTATTTTAAAATTTGGAACCAAAGAGCAGATTGCCCGTTTTGTCCCGGATATGGCCAAAGGATTGCACATCGGTGCATTCTGTCTGACCGAAGCCAATGCCGGTTCCGATGCCGGCGGTGTGGAGACCACGGCATTAAAGACCCACGGGGGATACACCATCAACGGCACCAAGATCTTTGTCACCAACGGCGGCGTGTGCGATGTGGTTCTGGTATTTGCCGTGGATGCGGACAGCCAGGGGCCTTCACGCCCCAATGTCTTTATTGTGGAAAAAAGCTGTCCCGGATTCAGTGTGGGCGAAATTGAGGATTTATGCGGCATGCGGGCCAACCCGGTTTCATCTCTGTTTTTTGAGGACTGCCGGATACCCGAAACCAATCTTCTGGGCAAACCCGGCCAGGGCCTGAAAATCGGCTTGACTGCTTTGGACACCGGCCGTATCGGTATTGCCGCCCAGGCCATCGGCATAGCCCAGGCGGCATTTGAGGCGGCATTGAGTTATGCCAAAGAGCGCCAGCAGTTCAACACTCCTTTGACAAAATTCCAAACCATCCAGAACTATCTTGCAGATATGGCCACATCCATTGAGTCTTCCCGTCTGCTTCTGTACCGGGCTGCAGCAGCCAAAGACAGAGGCGGCGATTTCGGAGCCCAGTCTGCCATGGCCAAACTGGCCTGCAGTGCCACAGCGCGCACGGTAACGGACCTGGCTGTCCAGATCCACGGCGGCTACGGATACTCCAGGGAATATGATGTGGAGCGTTACTTCAGGGAAGCCAAGGTGACCCAGATCTACGAAGGCACCAGTGAAGTGCAGAAAATGGTCATTGCCAGACACCTGATTACCCGGCCCAGTTAA
- a CDS encoding electron transfer flavoprotein subunit beta/FixA family protein: protein MENNTLDIIVCIKQVPMVSELPWNSKTGTLKRELAQGMMDPASRLALEAGLRLQRAGQSKDRQIRVTALTMGPPMAEEVLHQAVSLGADHGVLLTDRKMAGADTYLTSFILGRYIKMFRPDTGLVLCGAQTSDSETAQVGPQLACELDFPAIGWASDIQLTRNVLVVTRLVDDYMETLEMDLPGLVTIDLGAFVPPYAGLAGVARAFASPKIEIVDADLLELDKDFNALKDSPTRILDVFSPATQKESRVLKGTAKTVVDQLFADYGKIISSAMGKDLKKK, encoded by the coding sequence ATGGAAAACAATACCCTTGATATCATTGTATGCATCAAACAGGTGCCCATGGTGTCTGAACTGCCCTGGAATTCCAAAACCGGCACCCTGAAACGGGAGCTTGCCCAGGGCATGATGGATCCGGCCTCGCGCCTGGCCCTTGAGGCGGGGCTTCGCCTGCAAAGGGCAGGGCAGTCCAAGGATCGGCAGATCCGGGTGACTGCACTGACCATGGGGCCGCCCATGGCCGAGGAGGTGCTTCACCAGGCCGTGTCTCTGGGTGCGGACCACGGGGTTCTGCTCACGGACCGGAAAATGGCCGGGGCAGACACCTATCTGACCTCTTTTATCCTTGGCCGGTATATCAAGATGTTCAGGCCTGATACCGGTCTTGTGCTGTGCGGCGCCCAGACCAGTGACAGTGAGACGGCCCAGGTTGGCCCACAACTGGCCTGCGAGCTGGATTTTCCGGCCATCGGCTGGGCATCGGATATTCAGCTGACCCGGAATGTACTGGTTGTGACCCGGCTGGTGGATGATTACATGGAAACCCTGGAAATGGATCTTCCGGGTCTTGTCACCATAGACCTGGGCGCATTCGTTCCCCCTTATGCAGGACTTGCCGGTGTGGCCCGGGCCTTTGCCTCTCCCAAAATTGAAATTGTGGATGCCGATCTCCTGGAACTGGACAAGGATTTCAATGCCCTGAAGGATTCGCCCACCCGTATTCTGGATGTGTTTTCACCGGCCACCCAAAAGGAGAGCCGGGTGCTTAAGGGCACGGCGAAAACCGTGGTGGACCAGCTGTTTGCAGATTATGGAAAAATTATCAGTTCAGCCATGGGCAAGGATTTAAAAAAGAAATGA
- a CDS encoding electron transfer flavoprotein subunit alpha/FixB family protein, translating to MSKDSTGKEIWVFGDYRNYFKNRVTLQILARARALAAQTGGRVCGVVLGHDVKDYACEYIAHGADRVYVIDHPRLKSYGLETFTNILIRLARDMAPDIILIGATRFGQEVAPRVAKQLNTGLTADCIDLEIDNKGRLVQVAPSFGGNLIARILTPDARPQMATVRPGTFHELPHDNTAKGDVICLDLPEDLPPERVRCIRSEYRPAKTVGIEKADIVITGGRGMGSKGKFKKLFDLAGLLNAEVGATRPVVHAGWVDHEALVGQAGKHIRPKVLFSFGISGAIQHTAALMDADFIVAVNKNPNATMMKLADVAIVADANQVCSGIIRALKEKIRD from the coding sequence ATGTCAAAAGATTCAACCGGCAAGGAGATATGGGTATTCGGGGACTACCGCAACTACTTTAAAAACCGGGTCACACTTCAGATCCTGGCAAGAGCCAGGGCCCTTGCCGCGCAGACAGGGGGGCGGGTGTGCGGCGTGGTTTTGGGGCATGATGTGAAAGACTATGCCTGCGAATATATTGCCCATGGTGCGGACCGGGTTTACGTGATTGACCATCCACGATTAAAGTCCTATGGTTTAGAAACATTTACCAATATTTTAATTAGACTGGCCAGGGACATGGCGCCGGATATTATTTTGATCGGGGCCACCCGGTTTGGCCAGGAAGTGGCCCCCCGGGTGGCCAAACAGCTGAATACAGGGCTTACCGCCGACTGCATTGATCTTGAAATCGATAATAAAGGACGGCTTGTCCAGGTTGCGCCATCCTTCGGGGGTAATCTCATTGCCCGAATACTCACCCCCGACGCCCGGCCCCAGATGGCAACAGTACGGCCCGGCACTTTCCATGAATTGCCCCATGACAATACGGCCAAAGGCGATGTGATCTGCCTTGACCTGCCCGAAGATCTTCCGCCCGAACGGGTCCGCTGCATCCGTTCGGAATACCGGCCTGCCAAAACCGTGGGCATTGAAAAGGCGGATATTGTGATCACCGGAGGCCGGGGGATGGGTTCCAAGGGCAAATTTAAAAAACTGTTTGACCTGGCCGGTCTGCTCAATGCCGAGGTCGGGGCCACCCGCCCGGTTGTCCATGCCGGATGGGTGGACCATGAGGCCCTTGTGGGCCAGGCCGGCAAACATATTCGGCCCAAGGTGCTGTTCTCCTTCGGCATATCCGGGGCCATCCAGCATACGGCCGCACTCATGGATGCCGATTTCATTGTGGCTGTGAATAAAAATCCCAATGCCACCATGATGAAACTTGCGGATGTGGCCATTGTGGCCGATGCCAACCAGGTATGCTCCGGAATTATCAGGGCGCTGAAAGAAAAGATACGGGACTGA
- a CDS encoding IscA/HesB family protein, which yields MINVTKPAQEQVKLYFEGKEIVPIRIFINSAGCGGPSLAMALDEKKETDAVFSFDGVDYVMDKALLEEASPVDIDFEGMGFNIVSSLQPPEGCTGCGSGSCCS from the coding sequence ATGATAAATGTTACCAAGCCTGCCCAGGAACAGGTCAAACTCTACTTTGAAGGCAAGGAAATTGTTCCCATCAGAATTTTTATCAATAGCGCCGGATGTGGCGGACCAAGCCTTGCCATGGCTTTGGACGAGAAGAAAGAGACCGATGCCGTGTTCTCATTTGATGGGGTTGATTATGTCATGGATAAGGCTTTGCTGGAAGAAGCAAGTCCCGTGGATATAGATTTTGAAGGCATGGGCTTTAACATTGTGTCCAGCCTGCAGCCGCCTGAGGGGTGTACGGGATGCGGCAGCGGATCATGCTGTTCATAA
- a CDS encoding exopolyphosphatase, with amino-acid sequence MDSMTRYAAIDIGSNAVRLLLAMVSPDDSGLVRVKKISWMRMPIRLGEDAFLRGMISDERACKLTKTMAGFAKLIDAYQPVAAKACATSAMRSAGNGRQVCRRIKEQTGIDIEIINGRQEARYLFQNRHAIMTSSEKAALFVDVGGGSTEITLFCDGRVQASRSFNLGTIRLLNNRARQQDWDLMKSWLKKITRGHEPVEAIGSGGNINQLFKLAKGRPGTWVTKKQIKKIRDKLAAYSLEERMKRFYLKPDRADVIIPGARIYLKAMAWGRCEKIHVPMQGLADGIIHVLHDKRMQAQFKETHAHAPLIDPIQDNAVPPKEQVTA; translated from the coding sequence ATGGATTCAATGACAAGATACGCCGCCATCGACATCGGTTCCAATGCCGTCCGCCTGCTTTTAGCCATGGTTTCCCCAGACGATTCAGGGCTGGTTCGGGTAAAGAAAATATCATGGATGCGCATGCCCATCCGCTTGGGTGAAGATGCCTTTTTACGGGGCATGATCTCGGATGAACGGGCCTGCAAACTGACAAAAACCATGGCAGGGTTTGCAAAGCTCATTGATGCATACCAGCCCGTAGCCGCCAAGGCTTGTGCCACCTCGGCCATGAGATCCGCCGGAAACGGCAGGCAGGTTTGCCGCAGGATTAAGGAGCAGACCGGTATCGATATTGAAATTATCAACGGCAGGCAGGAGGCCCGATATCTTTTCCAGAACCGCCATGCAATTATGACTTCATCGGAAAAGGCGGCTTTATTTGTGGATGTGGGCGGCGGCAGCACTGAAATTACGCTGTTCTGCGACGGCAGGGTTCAGGCCAGCCGCTCCTTCAACCTGGGCACCATCCGCCTGCTTAACAACCGGGCCCGGCAGCAGGACTGGGATCTTATGAAATCCTGGCTGAAAAAGATCACCCGGGGTCACGAGCCTGTGGAGGCCATCGGCAGCGGCGGCAACATCAACCAGTTGTTTAAGCTGGCCAAGGGTCGTCCCGGGACATGGGTGACCAAAAAGCAGATAAAGAAAATTCGCGATAAGCTGGCGGCCTATTCTTTGGAAGAGCGAATGAAGAGATTTTACTTAAAGCCGGACCGGGCAGACGTTATTATCCCGGGGGCAAGAATCTATCTCAAAGCCATGGCCTGGGGCCGGTGCGAAAAAATCCACGTTCCCATGCAGGGCCTTGCCGACGGCATAATCCATGTTCTGCATGACAAAAGGATGCAGGCGCAGTTCAAGGAAACCCACGCACATGCACCCTTAATTGATCCGATACAAGATAACGCCGTACCCCCCAAAGAACAGGTTACGGCTTAA
- a CDS encoding ribbon-helix-helix protein, CopG family: MVKTKKVNTSLRLDKKVLKELKILAIEKETSVQAIIENLIHKYIEKNKEKSEQ, encoded by the coding sequence ATGGTAAAAACCAAAAAGGTGAATACGTCTCTGCGGCTTGATAAAAAAGTTCTCAAAGAGCTTAAAATTCTGGCCATTGAAAAAGAGACCAGTGTTCAGGCCATTATTGAAAACCTCATCCATAAATACATTGAGAAGAACAAGGAAAAATCAGAGCAATGA